A window of Pedobacter lusitanus contains these coding sequences:
- a CDS encoding carboxypeptidase regulatory-like domain-containing protein, producing MNYFKLSFVLSILCFSLNFQASAQQDTTILNAILSKSKIIAEQHPVEKVYLHFDKPYYSVADTMFFKAYLTFEQNIPSPLSKVVYVDVLNSQDSLVKSLKLPVTNSMAYGSLELDMVNFKQGNYYVRAYTVWMFNNSPDYFFTKTIPIGEAIDKKLITHLSYTNTQTDKSQVINAQIQFKTLDKAILANKPVNWSLLSNYEVVSKGKGVTDQNGVLKISISPRKNEFITKGDLTTEINMGNQETLNASFVLKPKATSTDIQFFPEGGELIKGIPTQVAFKAIRQDGLAIEVKGTVADSDGNQITAFNSTHLGMGTFYLNPEGGKTYKATVTFSDGTKKVIDLPKTVESGVSVQANTTNPGLINFKIVASDSYFQQNQGKSVYLVAQNAGQVYYAAQSKLQTQVTAAKIPTDKFPSGIIQLTLFNATGEPISERLVFVLHKNAMNLTLKSDLPAYKVRQKVKMTVSAKDSTQRLVGNFSLSVTDQQKVPVDENTETTILSSLLLTSDLQGFVEKPNYYFVKTDEKKRAELDVLMLTQGYRRFSYKDIMVNKFPANNFLPEQGINVTGILRDRTGMPVRKGALRLTSPGRTLSSEALTTNSGLFTFPNLVFEDGAELLINAKYNAAGNNMMIVLDPPPFPEITGNPNLATEVVNIDSTLSAYLDNSKKQYSNLRTLKEVKITGATVKKPSHTDYTALTGLSMMADHLIDGERFQGCNDMLMCLKTMAMGLTFDTDKFFITRDYMQGNKSTPVQVFINGMAVDAINLSSIQPADVESVEIFLKDQLGLVFKNYNCNGVLVVNTKKIPKSNMTLADLKKMMPQSNMLKFTPKGYTKTREFYAPKYLTQTSSYTGNDLRTTIYWNPKIVTNATGDTVLEFYNADGKGTYRAVIEGVDANGNVGRYIYRYTVK from the coding sequence ATGAACTATTTTAAATTATCATTTGTACTATCTATACTTTGCTTTTCCCTGAATTTTCAGGCATCAGCTCAACAGGACACGACAATATTAAACGCTATACTCAGCAAATCGAAGATTATCGCCGAGCAGCATCCTGTAGAAAAAGTTTATCTTCATTTTGATAAGCCTTATTATAGTGTGGCAGACACCATGTTTTTCAAAGCTTATCTCACCTTTGAACAAAACATTCCTTCGCCATTAAGTAAAGTAGTGTATGTAGATGTACTGAACAGCCAGGATTCACTGGTTAAATCACTTAAATTACCAGTTACCAATAGTATGGCCTACGGAAGTCTGGAGCTGGACATGGTGAATTTCAAACAGGGCAATTATTACGTCAGAGCTTATACGGTATGGATGTTTAACAACAGTCCGGATTATTTCTTCACCAAAACTATTCCCATTGGAGAAGCAATTGATAAAAAACTGATTACCCATTTATCTTATACAAATACACAAACTGATAAAAGTCAGGTGATCAATGCACAGATTCAGTTTAAAACCCTGGATAAAGCAATCCTGGCTAACAAACCCGTCAACTGGAGCCTGCTTTCCAACTATGAAGTAGTCAGCAAAGGTAAAGGAGTTACCGATCAGAACGGGGTGCTCAAAATCAGTATCAGTCCGCGTAAAAATGAATTCATCACTAAAGGCGATCTGACTACCGAAATCAATATGGGTAACCAGGAGACGCTTAATGCCTCTTTTGTCCTGAAACCCAAAGCAACAAGTACAGATATACAATTCTTTCCCGAAGGAGGTGAACTGATTAAAGGAATACCAACTCAGGTTGCTTTTAAAGCTATCAGACAGGATGGTCTGGCTATTGAAGTTAAAGGAACTGTAGCTGACAGCGATGGTAACCAGATTACAGCATTTAACTCTACTCATTTAGGTATGGGTACTTTCTATCTGAATCCCGAAGGTGGTAAAACCTATAAAGCCACTGTTACTTTCAGTGATGGTACAAAAAAAGTAATAGATCTGCCAAAAACTGTTGAATCAGGAGTTTCAGTACAGGCCAACACGACCAATCCAGGACTGATCAATTTCAAAATTGTAGCCAGTGACAGTTATTTCCAGCAAAATCAGGGTAAGAGTGTTTACCTGGTAGCTCAGAATGCGGGTCAGGTATACTATGCTGCACAATCAAAACTACAAACCCAGGTTACTGCAGCAAAAATACCCACGGATAAATTTCCGTCAGGAATTATTCAGCTGACTCTTTTTAATGCAACAGGCGAGCCTATAAGTGAACGTCTGGTTTTTGTATTGCATAAGAATGCGATGAACCTGACCTTAAAATCAGATCTTCCTGCTTATAAGGTCAGACAAAAAGTAAAAATGACTGTTTCTGCCAAAGATTCGACACAGCGTCTGGTTGGAAATTTCTCCCTTAGTGTAACTGACCAGCAGAAAGTACCTGTTGATGAAAACACAGAAACGACTATATTAAGTTCACTGTTACTTACTTCTGATCTTCAGGGTTTTGTAGAGAAACCAAATTACTACTTTGTTAAAACTGACGAAAAAAAACGTGCAGAACTTGATGTACTGATGCTGACACAGGGTTACCGCCGCTTCTCTTACAAAGACATTATGGTCAATAAGTTTCCGGCAAACAATTTCCTTCCCGAGCAGGGAATCAATGTGACAGGTATACTCAGAGACCGCACTGGAATGCCGGTAAGAAAAGGTGCTTTACGTTTAACCAGTCCTGGCCGGACACTTTCATCAGAGGCACTGACTACTAATTCAGGTCTTTTTACTTTCCCGAATCTTGTTTTTGAAGATGGTGCAGAGCTATTGATCAATGCAAAATACAATGCTGCGGGTAATAATATGATGATTGTACTGGACCCTCCTCCTTTCCCTGAAATAACCGGCAACCCTAACCTGGCTACAGAAGTGGTGAATATTGACAGTACTTTATCAGCCTATCTGGATAACAGTAAAAAACAATACAGCAATCTGCGTACGCTTAAAGAGGTGAAGATTACAGGAGCAACAGTTAAAAAACCAAGCCACACAGATTATACTGCGCTGACCGGCCTGAGTATGATGGCAGATCACCTGATAGACGGAGAACGTTTTCAGGGTTGTAACGATATGCTGATGTGTCTTAAAACGATGGCAATGGGGCTTACATTTGATACAGATAAATTCTTTATCACCCGCGATTATATGCAGGGTAACAAAAGCACCCCGGTACAGGTATTTATTAACGGAATGGCCGTGGATGCGATTAACTTAAGCAGTATCCAGCCTGCAGATGTAGAGTCTGTGGAAATATTCCTGAAAGATCAGCTGGGACTTGTATTTAAGAACTATAACTGTAATGGGGTATTGGTCGTGAACACGAAAAAAATCCCTAAGTCAAATATGACACTTGCCGACTTAAAGAAAATGATGCCGCAAAGCAACATGCTTAAGTTCACGCCAAAGGGATATACCAAAACAAGAGAATTCTATGCGCCTAAATACCTGACGCAAACCAGTTCATATACCGGTAACGATTTAAGAACAACCATTTACTGGAACCCTAAAATTGTAACGAATGCCACAGGCGATACAGTCCTTGAATTTTACAACGCTGATGGCAAAGGTACCTACAGAGCTGTTATTGAAGGTGTGGATGCCAACGGTAACGTAGGCCGTTATATTTACCGTTATACCGTTAAATAA
- a CDS encoding CBS domain-containing protein: protein MKTVKQLLSTKSAQIFSVTAETSVLDALSVMMEKNISALLILEDSTLLGIFTERDYARKIILMGKTSADTPLSEVMTANPITVTNEDSLDHCMKTMTDRHIRHLPVLADNKVIGMVSIGDVVKFIIEDQKQTISQLEGYINS, encoded by the coding sequence ATGAAAACCGTAAAACAATTACTCAGCACTAAATCAGCACAGATCTTTTCGGTTACGGCAGAAACATCTGTTCTGGATGCCCTCAGCGTAATGATGGAAAAGAACATCAGCGCATTACTCATTCTGGAAGACAGTACATTACTGGGGATTTTTACAGAAAGAGATTATGCAAGAAAGATTATCCTGATGGGAAAGACTTCTGCCGATACCCCATTAAGTGAAGTGATGACTGCAAATCCAATTACAGTGACTAATGAAGATAGTCTGGATCATTGTATGAAAACAATGACCGACAGACATATCAGGCATTTACCTGTTTTAGCAGATAACAAAGTGATTGGTATGGTCTCTATCGGTGATGTGGTTAAATTTATCATCGAAGACCAGAAGCAGACCATCTCCCAGCTGGAAGGTTATATTAACAGCTAG
- a CDS encoding PspC domain-containing protein: MKKTLNINIGNSIIHLEEDAYELLTGYLIEVKQHFGKSADDFEIVSDIENRIAEMFTEILHTQQKQVIEREDVQVVIGLMGSVKDFEDQSADEPAADYNYAYSSAFAERKIYRDTEEAMVAGVCSGLSHYLKMDVSILRVVTVLSVLLGGSGLIAYLVLWIAIPKASTRAEKMAMKGEAANLQGFKRSFEEELSNLKENFKNANEHLQPLVKQSGNFVTEFIAVLGSFLQGSGKVIFKFIAIILLITGSVLLLSDFVALAAVLGVWYSGVTQVFPFNIVNGSYLTLFSVSVFITAGIPLLGLILLSVRMAFNTRPVNQMVSYGLLLIWLGALSVGIFFVAKIGGEFKEEASFAQTKPLKSYPVYTLEIDKSMFFSKEDSLRYQLNSTDYVGKVIQKDPESSNTAPRSVTIRIEKSEGNLATMTESYSSKGRDFAAALNQAKNIRYDFMQKDSLLKFSPEVHLQKNAYWRDQHVELLIKLPVGAKLKIARNLDRYLNGYSLWDCGEENFIEERYQGIIGDEGLKCQIERKDD, from the coding sequence ATGAAGAAGACATTAAATATAAATATTGGTAATTCTATCATTCACCTGGAAGAAGATGCCTATGAGTTACTCACCGGTTACCTGATAGAAGTTAAACAGCATTTTGGTAAAAGTGCCGATGATTTTGAAATCGTATCTGATATTGAAAACAGAATAGCTGAAATGTTTACCGAAATACTGCATACACAGCAAAAGCAGGTTATTGAGCGGGAAGATGTTCAGGTGGTGATCGGTCTGATGGGTTCTGTTAAAGATTTCGAAGATCAGTCAGCAGATGAGCCGGCAGCTGATTATAACTATGCTTACTCTTCTGCTTTTGCCGAACGTAAAATATACAGAGACACAGAAGAGGCAATGGTAGCCGGGGTTTGTTCCGGTTTGAGTCATTATCTTAAAATGGATGTCAGTATTTTACGTGTAGTTACTGTATTATCGGTTTTATTAGGCGGGTCTGGCCTGATTGCTTACCTGGTCTTGTGGATTGCTATACCTAAAGCATCTACCCGGGCCGAGAAAATGGCTATGAAAGGGGAGGCTGCTAACCTGCAGGGTTTTAAAAGAAGTTTTGAAGAAGAGCTGTCCAACTTGAAAGAGAATTTCAAAAACGCTAATGAACATTTGCAGCCACTGGTAAAACAGTCAGGTAATTTCGTCACTGAATTTATTGCAGTTTTAGGCAGTTTTTTACAAGGCTCGGGAAAGGTCATTTTTAAGTTCATCGCGATCATTTTACTCATTACCGGATCAGTTTTGCTCTTGAGCGATTTTGTTGCACTGGCAGCAGTTCTTGGTGTCTGGTATTCGGGAGTGACACAGGTTTTTCCTTTTAATATCGTTAACGGATCTTATCTGACCCTTTTTAGTGTTTCGGTATTTATTACAGCAGGTATACCTTTGCTTGGATTAATCCTGCTTTCGGTAAGAATGGCTTTCAACACCCGTCCGGTAAATCAGATGGTATCCTATGGTTTATTGTTAATCTGGTTAGGTGCACTTTCGGTTGGTATTTTCTTTGTCGCAAAGATTGGCGGTGAATTTAAAGAAGAAGCCAGTTTTGCACAGACCAAACCACTGAAAAGTTATCCGGTGTATACACTGGAAATAGACAAGTCTATGTTTTTTAGTAAAGAAGATAGTTTAAGGTATCAGCTGAATTCAACTGATTACGTAGGAAAGGTTATTCAGAAGGATCCGGAAAGTTCTAATACAGCACCCCGGAGTGTAACGATCAGAATAGAAAAAAGCGAAGGTAATTTAGCGACAATGACAGAGAGCTACAGTTCAAAAGGAAGAGATTTTGCAGCAGCCTTAAATCAGGCAAAAAATATACGTTATGACTTTATGCAGAAAGATTCGCTGCTGAAATTCAGCCCTGAAGTTCATTTGCAGAAAAATGCTTACTGGAGAGATCAGCATGTCGAGTTACTGATTAAACTGCCTGTAGGAGCTAAACTTAAAATCGCCAGAAATCTGGATCGTTATCTTAACGGATACTCGTTATGGGATTGTGGTGAAGAGAACTTTATTGAGGAGAGATACCAGGGGATCATCGGTGATGAAGGACTGAAATGTCAGATAGAAAGAAAAGACGACTAA
- a CDS encoding PadR family transcriptional regulator: protein MIAENTQTQMRKGILEYCVLLIISRGEIYASDIIAELKSAKLLVVEGTLYPLLTRLKNNGLLGYNWVESTSGPPRKYYTLTPLGTSILAQLDGTWEELSFAIAKSKNHTNL, encoded by the coding sequence ATGATAGCAGAAAATACACAAACGCAAATGCGCAAGGGCATACTGGAATATTGTGTGCTCCTGATTATATCAAGAGGAGAAATTTATGCCTCTGATATTATAGCCGAACTGAAGTCGGCGAAATTACTGGTTGTAGAAGGGACGCTCTATCCGCTGCTGACCAGGTTGAAAAATAACGGGCTGCTGGGTTATAACTGGGTCGAATCCACTTCGGGGCCGCCGCGTAAATATTATACACTAACACCATTGGGTACATCCATACTGGCCCAGTTAGACGGAACCTGGGAGGAATTATCCTTTGCAATAGCGAAATCGAAGAACCACACAAATCTATAA
- a CDS encoding putative sensor domain DACNV-containing protein translates to MIYKPTYQAAQIIAPKVEAIFAQHLAAARESGEEDLAPLPSAEIVEAIIDATFWASIRKEEGHSPKISLAFLPPAQGGSPLLFKNRLPLNPTVLTKIAPGVERAGIHIGVWQEDGELYIWGTTTSIPNFCFVLDVSEPALLVIKHRRIYGFGKFTNIAVLKGDQIKIVDVNSARHPDAPPMLLSLLDLTAPSYWNDTVNVLIQLAVSMRSHQRGGTLLVVPNGNRNWLQSIIKPIQYGIQPAFCGLSNLLKQDRKQASQIFWQTVLKREVEHLAGLTAIDGATVISDEYELLAFGAKIGRAKGKELIEELSFIEPIAGGGAVVMHPAKVGGTRHLSAAQFIQDQNDAIALVASQDGHFTIYSWSPLQQRVMAHRIDTLLL, encoded by the coding sequence ATGATCTATAAACCCACTTATCAGGCGGCACAAATTATCGCTCCTAAAGTTGAAGCTATTTTTGCGCAGCATCTGGCCGCTGCCAGAGAAAGTGGAGAAGAAGATCTTGCTCCTTTGCCTTCGGCAGAGATTGTTGAAGCTATTATAGATGCTACCTTTTGGGCAAGTATCCGTAAGGAAGAAGGTCATTCTCCAAAAATATCACTGGCTTTTTTGCCGCCCGCACAGGGAGGCAGTCCTTTACTTTTTAAAAATCGTCTGCCGCTTAACCCTACAGTCTTAACCAAGATTGCACCAGGTGTTGAACGTGCAGGTATTCACATCGGAGTCTGGCAGGAAGATGGAGAACTATATATCTGGGGTACAACCACCAGTATTCCTAATTTCTGTTTCGTACTGGATGTTTCAGAACCCGCCCTGCTGGTGATCAAACACCGCAGGATTTATGGCTTTGGCAAATTCACCAATATTGCAGTGCTCAAAGGCGATCAGATCAAGATTGTGGATGTGAATAGTGCGCGGCATCCCGATGCTCCGCCAATGTTACTGTCTCTTTTAGACCTTACCGCACCTTCTTACTGGAACGATACGGTCAATGTGCTGATACAGCTGGCAGTCTCTATGCGTTCCCATCAGCGCGGGGGAACATTATTAGTGGTTCCAAACGGGAACAGGAATTGGCTGCAATCTATTATCAAACCTATACAATACGGTATACAACCTGCTTTTTGTGGTTTATCTAACCTGTTAAAACAAGACAGGAAACAGGCCAGTCAGATTTTCTGGCAGACCGTACTGAAAAGAGAAGTTGAACATCTGGCAGGTTTAACTGCTATCGATGGTGCAACAGTGATCAGTGATGAATATGAGTTACTGGCATTTGGTGCAAAAATAGGCAGGGCAAAAGGTAAAGAACTGATAGAAGAATTATCATTTATAGAACCCATTGCAGGCGGTGGTGCAGTAGTCATGCATCCGGCTAAGGTAGGCGGCACCCGTCATCTTTCGGCAGCACAGTTTATACAGGATCAGAACGATGCCATTGCACTGGTAGCTTCTCAGGATGGACATTTTACGATTTATTCCTGGTCTCCTTTGCAGCAGCGTGTCATGGCACACCGGATTGACACCTTGTTATTATAA
- the rlmF gene encoding 23S rRNA (adenine(1618)-N(6))-methyltransferase RlmF: MSVEKQILHPRNQHRSRYDFPQLINSCPQLEPFVFINPYGDQSVDFSNPVAVKTLNKALLIHFYGLSDWDIPENYLCPPIPGRADYIHYLADLLASVNGNSIPRGNSVKVLDIGVGANCVYPIIGHQEYGWSFVGSDVDKRAVSSATNIAAVNPSLTADLSFRLQNSSSNIFNGIVKPGELFDLTLCNPPFHASAEEAQMGSQRKVRNLGKQKGREVVLNFGGQHSELWCKGGEVEFIRRMIEESARIARQCSWFTTLVSKSAHLSTVYYALDKVGVKGVRTVEMAQGQKQSRFVAWTYLSVDEQAEWSRKRWKK; this comes from the coding sequence ATGTCTGTTGAAAAACAAATCCTTCATCCCAGAAATCAGCACCGTTCGAGGTATGATTTTCCACAATTAATTAACAGTTGTCCGCAGCTGGAACCATTTGTATTTATCAATCCTTATGGAGATCAATCTGTGGATTTTTCAAATCCTGTAGCAGTAAAGACACTGAATAAAGCTTTGCTGATCCATTTTTATGGATTATCAGACTGGGATATCCCTGAAAACTATCTTTGTCCGCCTATTCCCGGCAGGGCAGATTATATCCATTACCTGGCAGATTTACTGGCCTCAGTAAACGGCAATAGCATTCCCAGAGGTAATTCGGTCAAAGTACTGGATATCGGCGTGGGGGCGAACTGTGTTTATCCGATTATTGGTCATCAGGAGTATGGATGGTCATTTGTTGGCTCTGATGTAGATAAAAGAGCTGTCAGTTCGGCAACTAATATTGCTGCGGTTAATCCATCACTGACTGCTGATCTGTCTTTCAGACTGCAGAACTCTTCTTCAAATATCTTTAATGGAATAGTTAAGCCCGGCGAACTGTTCGATCTTACTTTATGTAACCCGCCTTTTCATGCTTCTGCCGAAGAAGCACAAATGGGCAGCCAGCGTAAAGTCCGTAACCTGGGTAAGCAGAAAGGAAGAGAAGTCGTCCTTAATTTTGGTGGTCAGCATTCAGAATTATGGTGTAAAGGAGGAGAGGTAGAGTTTATCCGCAGGATGATAGAAGAAAGTGCCCGGATCGCCAGACAATGCAGCTGGTTTACCACACTGGTTTCTAAAAGCGCTCATCTTTCAACGGTCTATTATGCTTTGGATAAAGTGGGTGTAAAAGGAGTGAGGACCGTAGAAATGGCTCAGGGACAGAAGCAGAGTCGTTTTGTAGCCTGGACCTATTTGTCAGTAGATGAGCAGGCAGAATGGAGCAGAAAGCGATGGAAAAAATAA
- a CDS encoding alkaline phosphatase, whose product MNRRSLLKGGLLAGLGLPFISPAELLAQAKPYAKKAKNIIMLVSDGMSTGTLNMADIYSNRAFGKGTHWIQLYKDAKVNRALMDTASANSLVTDSAAASSSWGGGMRVKNGSLNVGPKGETPQPILQKFKQGGKKVGCVTTVPVTHATPAGFCVNIDSRDGQDEIAEMYLKLKFDVMLGGGAEHFDDKRKGGSIIPQFLAQGFKVAQNRDEMMNLKNSGPVIGIFAPDGLPYEIDRKNSPELMKKVPSLAEMMNKAISLMKDNPKGFALQVEGGKVDWAAHGNDTGGLIFDQLAFDEAVGQAIEFAEKDGETLVIITTDHGNANPGLFYGDTYKDFDRIQHFKHSNDWILNQLNNASAEKNVTELIEAGTGIGITPAEAKQLLTHFSDIVPGQLYNAANLPFNELARILGKYTLVQWAGMNHTADYVELTMFGPGSESLKPFIKNYELHNFMLNAAEMPADFLAPVVKS is encoded by the coding sequence ATGAACAGAAGATCACTATTGAAAGGCGGTTTACTTGCCGGTTTAGGTTTGCCATTTATATCACCGGCAGAACTGCTGGCACAGGCTAAACCCTATGCTAAAAAGGCGAAGAATATCATTATGCTGGTTAGCGATGGAATGAGTACTGGTACGCTGAATATGGCAGACATTTACTCGAACCGTGCCTTTGGTAAAGGAACTCACTGGATACAGTTGTATAAAGATGCTAAAGTGAACAGGGCATTGATGGATACTGCATCGGCAAACTCACTGGTTACGGATTCTGCTGCTGCCAGTTCTTCGTGGGGCGGTGGTATGCGCGTTAAAAATGGGTCTCTGAACGTAGGTCCGAAAGGAGAGACACCACAGCCAATTTTACAGAAATTCAAACAGGGTGGTAAAAAAGTAGGTTGCGTAACTACGGTGCCTGTTACCCATGCCACACCAGCTGGCTTCTGTGTAAACATAGACAGCCGTGACGGACAGGATGAAATTGCAGAGATGTACCTGAAGTTAAAGTTCGATGTCATGTTGGGCGGAGGTGCTGAACATTTTGATGACAAAAGAAAAGGCGGAAGCATTATACCTCAGTTTCTTGCCCAGGGATTTAAAGTTGCGCAGAACAGGGATGAAATGATGAATCTTAAAAATTCGGGGCCGGTAATCGGGATTTTCGCACCTGATGGTTTACCCTATGAAATCGATCGTAAAAACTCTCCTGAGTTAATGAAGAAAGTGCCTTCACTGGCAGAAATGATGAATAAAGCCATTTCCTTAATGAAAGATAACCCTAAAGGTTTTGCTTTGCAGGTAGAAGGTGGTAAAGTAGACTGGGCCGCTCATGGTAATGATACCGGAGGTTTGATTTTTGATCAGCTGGCTTTTGACGAAGCGGTAGGTCAGGCAATCGAATTTGCAGAAAAAGATGGGGAGACACTCGTGATCATTACTACCGATCACGGCAATGCCAATCCAGGATTGTTTTATGGAGATACCTATAAAGACTTTGATCGTATTCAGCATTTTAAGCATAGCAATGACTGGATCTTAAATCAGCTGAATAACGCATCGGCGGAAAAGAATGTGACCGAACTGATTGAAGCAGGGACAGGAATCGGAATTACACCTGCTGAAGCGAAACAGTTACTAACACATTTCTCGGATATTGTTCCGGGACAATTATACAATGCCGCTAATCTGCCGTTTAATGAACTGGCCAGAATTCTCGGAAAATATACACTGGTACAATGGGCCGGCATGAACCATACAGCCGATTATGTAGAACTCACTATGTTTGGTCCTGGAAGTGAGTCATTAAAGCCATTCATTAAGAATTATGAGCTCCATAATTTCATGTTAAATGCAGCAGAAATGCCGGCCGATTTTCTGGCCCCTGTGGTTAAATCATAG
- a CDS encoding sugar MFS transporter produces METTTPVKKNSSIIPLVTMTLLFFMWGFITCMNDILIPHLKVQFKLNFQQSMLVQFAFFGAYFIGSLIYFLISYFNGDPVNKVGYKKGIIAGVLLSAAGCCLFYPAATLSVYGVFLAALFVLGLGFTILQITANAYVTLLGPEESASSRLNLTQAFNSFGTTIAPILGGHLIFTLFLEKNGTASADSTRIPYLIFAGILVLLAVVIAMVKLPSFSSEESSERGLGALKFPQLKMGIFGIFCYVGAEVGIGSLLIAFMEQPDITNLTEVVSKNYLALYWGGAMIGRFLGSISLSELPQTKKLIYMVLTAAAVYLVVFSIVDLTFAQTSFFIVFIILNIIAFVIGKSAPARTLVIFAGVNIALLLFSVFSKGSMALYPILGIGLFNSIMFSNIYTLSISGLGKYVSQGSSLLVMAILGGALLPLIQGSIADSKGIQISFILPALCYLYILGFGLYCAKRGHGENEKGVRTNH; encoded by the coding sequence ATGGAAACCACTACCCCAGTTAAAAAAAATAGTTCTATTATTCCTCTTGTTACGATGACGCTTCTTTTCTTTATGTGGGGATTTATCACCTGCATGAATGATATTCTTATTCCGCATTTAAAGGTGCAGTTTAAGCTGAATTTTCAGCAGTCAATGCTGGTTCAGTTTGCTTTTTTTGGTGCTTATTTTATCGGGTCATTAATTTACTTCCTGATTTCCTATTTTAATGGTGATCCGGTTAACAAAGTGGGTTATAAAAAAGGAATTATCGCCGGGGTGCTGCTTTCGGCTGCAGGCTGCTGCCTATTTTATCCCGCAGCGACATTATCAGTCTATGGAGTCTTTCTGGCTGCATTATTTGTGCTGGGTTTGGGCTTTACCATTTTACAGATCACAGCGAATGCCTATGTAACCCTGTTAGGACCTGAAGAAAGTGCTTCAAGTCGTTTAAACCTGACCCAGGCCTTTAATTCCTTCGGAACTACTATTGCCCCGATTCTGGGCGGACACTTAATTTTTACCCTGTTTCTGGAAAAAAACGGAACCGCATCAGCAGATTCTACGCGTATTCCCTATCTTATTTTTGCAGGTATCCTTGTTTTGCTGGCTGTAGTTATTGCTATGGTGAAGCTACCCTCTTTCAGTAGTGAAGAATCATCAGAAAGAGGTTTGGGGGCTTTGAAATTTCCTCAGCTGAAAATGGGGATTTTTGGCATCTTCTGTTATGTGGGAGCCGAAGTAGGTATAGGAAGTTTGCTGATTGCCTTTATGGAACAGCCTGATATTACCAATCTGACAGAAGTGGTTAGTAAAAACTATCTCGCGCTGTACTGGGGTGGAGCAATGATCGGAAGATTTCTGGGGTCTATTTCACTGAGCGAACTACCGCAGACAAAGAAGCTGATCTATATGGTTCTTACTGCAGCAGCAGTGTATCTGGTGGTATTCAGTATCGTTGATCTGACCTTTGCACAAACCAGTTTCTTTATCGTATTTATTATCTTAAACATCATTGCTTTTGTGATCGGTAAATCTGCTCCGGCACGTACACTGGTTATTTTTGCAGGAGTGAATATCGCCTTATTGCTGTTTTCAGTTTTCAGCAAAGGCAGCATGGCTTTATACCCGATTTTAGGTATCGGTCTGTTTAACTCCATCATGTTTTCCAATATTTACACCCTGTCTATCTCCGGACTGGGAAAATATGTAAGCCAGGGCTCATCCCTGCTGGTGATGGCCATATTAGGCGGAGCCTTGTTACCGTTAATACAAGGGAGTATTGCTGATTCCAAAGGCATTCAAATTTCATTTATCCTGCCGGCATTATGTTATCTGTATATACTCGGTTTTGGGTTGTACTGTGCTAAGCGGGGGCATGGTGAAAATGAAAAGGGAGTAAGGACTAATCATTAA
- a CDS encoding diacylglycerol kinase family protein, with amino-acid sequence MRRLIKSFGYALSGIAYTVKTQMNFKIHLVATLLVGIAGWYLQLSGNEWLWILLAIGLVLVAELLNTAIELLVDLVSPEFNVQAGKVKDVAAGAVIVAAFISVIIAALIFIPKLI; translated from the coding sequence ATGCGAAGATTAATCAAGAGTTTTGGATATGCGTTATCCGGAATTGCTTATACGGTAAAAACGCAAATGAATTTTAAGATCCACCTGGTTGCTACACTGCTGGTTGGAATCGCGGGGTGGTATTTACAACTATCCGGCAATGAATGGCTATGGATTTTACTGGCTATCGGTCTGGTTCTTGTGGCCGAACTTTTAAATACGGCGATAGAACTTTTGGTTGACCTGGTCTCGCCGGAATTCAATGTTCAGGCCGGAAAAGTAAAAGATGTAGCTGCCGGTGCTGTTATTGTCGCTGCTTTTATTTCGGTAATTATTGCAGCGCTGATTTTTATCCCCAAACTGATCTGA